The window ggttgaggtgagttagctaTATAACCGGTCGCATTCGTAAGACTCGCAACTAATGGTTCAAACGTCGTTGGTAGGCATTCGGCATCTCAATACCCCAAGTAGCAACGACATTTAATGAACCTGAAGGGCAGCCCATACCGCCCAAGAACGCAGAGAAGCTACCCAACGATCTGGCAGAGGAGTTTTCTGGATCAGGGACGGCTTTCGGATCACCAGAAATAGCTTTACAGGGTTAGTATTTTCGCTGCTCGAGCTCGATGGATATTTAACAAAATCATTCTTGTCACAGCTGCCAGTCAAATTCTCATCACGGAATTTTCCAAAGATCCTGCTATACGTCAGCAGACGAGAGATTTCATGGAAGCATGTGGTGTGGTGAGTGTAACACCGACGGATAGGGGGATGAACATAATAGATGAATACCACCTGTATTACGTGAGTTGCCGGTCTGGAATTTTCCCTCTGAAGATATCAACTCATTTATTTGCATGGATAGAACTTCAAATTCCTAACCCGTAAACCCGTACAAATGTCCAAAGATTCCCCTCAATTCTTACACATGCTCAaggccgaagaagaaggcttgATAACGATAACCGTGGAAGCAGATGAATCGCAAGTGCAGTCATTTGTGGAAACGTTGGTTAGGTGTTGTCGATCAAATGACTATGGAGAGATATCAACCGCTTGGAATGCTCTACGAGCGGAAATATGTTCAGATGTGACGAGGAAATACCTCGTACCGTCTGCGGCTAAGTGGTTGAAGGAGCATCTCAAGAGTGAGGCCGATGAGTTTGTGGCTGAGAGATGTCGACTCGAGCTTGAGCTGGTAAGTGCATCTCCGCCTATCGCTTCGTTTGAAATTCGCTGAAGGGTATAAACCTCTTAGCGAGTGAACGTTCGACCATTTGCTTCATTCGATATGGACCAAGGCGAAACTCCATCTGTTTTAGCATTGACCAACGGTAAAGGCGACATTCGAGATGCTATTATGGCCGTGATGTTAGACGACGATGGGAATATCCGAACGCAGACCAAATTTGATAATCTCAGAGACGAATTGGACAAGAATGCTTTCTTGGAATTAATGGAAAAGAGGAAACCTAAAGTTGTCGTTATCGGAGGAATGTCCGTGCAAGCTGCAAGGTTACGAGACGATGCTGCATCGGCACTACGAGAATTAGCGATCAGAGCCTATGGGCAAAATCCACCTGTGTCAGAGGCATATGGACAATACGAACAGTATCAAGCGGATTTGGCGGATTTCGATCAGAAATTGGCTTCTTACCTCATCCCTCTAATCTTCGTCAACGATGCTACTGCAAGATTGTACATGAActctgaagaagctgaaaaggaGTTCCCGAATTTACCTCTGAATGGACGATACGCTCTAGGTCTGGCTAGATATACTCAGAATCCACTTAACGCCTACGCCAAGTTGGGTAAACAGATAGCTTCGGTGACTTTCATGGAACACCATCAGAAATTGGTAAGCTGATTTTCGGTCTAGAAGCCAAGCTACTGCAGCTGACTGTCTTTTACAGATAAATCCTGAAAAGCTATTGATTCACCTTGAAAGAGGTCTGGTCAACTCTGTTTGTTTCATGGGTATAGAAATCAATTCTTGTGTTGCGGATGCTTATCAAAGGTCAATGTTACCGTTCATCTCTGGCCTTGGTCCGAGAAAAGCGGATGCTTTGGTACATGGTATACATAAGCAGGTAAATTGTGTCTTACTGATACCATTTAGCAACGCGTGTACTCATGTTTCACACTTGATAGGGCTCTCTCCTCAATCGACTGGCCTTCTCTGATCTCGGTTTATTCGGTCCAACAATATTCGAGAACGTTGCTGGTTTCCTGACCATCGAGAACGATCTCAAAGATATGATGCTGGAACCTGAAAACCCTCAAGAACAGCCTGATCCATTAGATATGACTCGAATACATCCTGAAGATTATGAATTCGCTCAAAAGATGTGTCAAGATGCCCTTGATCTcgatgttgaagatgttaCCGATCGACACAAGTCTGAGGTCGTGCAGACTCTTATGTTAGATGACAAGCGTGCTCAAAAACTTGGTGAACTGAATCTGGATGATTTCGCATTCAACTTGCAGCgtcaaggagaagggaacAAACGACATACGTTGGGAGAAATTGTCAATGAGCTTATCCGATATCGAGCTGATCGAAGGCCTGGATTCTATGTACCGTCAGAATGGGAAGTAGTCACTATGTTAACGGGAGAGACTGAACGTACGATTGGTAGAGGTCTAAAGGTTACTGCAACCGTCCGCAAAGCTCTGTCTGCGAGGGTGTTTTGTCAACTGGAATCAGGCATGGACGCTATCTTAGAACGAGACTACgtagcagatgatgatcaaccaCCTGTAACGTCCTGCGAAGAATTCTTCAAACCTCGTCAAGCTGTCAAAGCGGTGGTCATTCAAGCTGAACCCAATCGATTCCAAGTGAAGATCTCAACTCGAGCATCGGATTTGCGACAGGCAGTAGCATTCATTCCTCCATTCCGAGATGAACCGTATAATGACCTGGTCAGAAAATCAGCAGCGGAAGATGCTGCCGCCGCCAAGAAAAGACGACAAGCTGGAAAGATCAAGCGTGTGGTCAATCATCCTAATTGGCATGTCATGAATTCCGGACAGGCAGAACAATTCTTAGCTTCTCAGCATCGTGGTGATGTGGTCATTAGACCTTCGTCCAAGGGATCAGATCATCTGGCAGTAACGTGGAaagtcgatgaagatatctATCAGCATATTGACGTACAGGAAATCGATAAACCGAATGAATATTCCCTCGGAAGGATATTGAGAGTAGCTGGTAGATATTCGTATTCGGATTTAGATGAGTTGATCATAAATCACGTAAAAGCAATGGCAAGGAAATTGGATGAATTACAATTACACGAGAAATataaacctgaagatgatcttggtaAGTTACTTCCATTATCTCAGCTGTTTTAAAGGAGAGAGGCTGATGATGGCTCGGTTGTGATTGGTGCAGAGGCGTATTTGAAGAACTACGTTCAAGCTCATCCTGGTAGAAGTATGTACGGATTCTCGATCGATTCGGATAGGCCTGGTTATATCAAACTGTGTTTCCTCAATAAGTCGACAAGGGATGGCGGTGTGATACAAACATGGGTATGTTCATCTCGTTCTCTCGGTATGTATATTGCTCGACGCTTACGATTGATCCATTTTTAGCCCGTCCAAGTCCTTCCTGGAGCGTACAAGCTGAATAACGCCGAAGTACCCGGTGTAACCGAGTTGTGCAATGCCTTCAAATTGCAGTATTCCGCTAGACTCGCTGAACAAGGTAGTGGAGGTAAGACACCTGGTATCAGATTGGGTAAGACCCCTCTTCCTGGAGGAAGGACACCTGGTGGTAGAACGCCTGCTTTCGGAGGTAGGACACCTGCACTGGGTGGACGGACACCCATGCCTGGTGCTGGTCCTCCACAGGGAATGGGTAGGACGCCAATGCAGCAGCCTGGTATGACTCCTAATCCTTGTGAGTCGCATATTCATCTCGCTCATGGTCCGACCGGCTGGGAGATCGAAAGAAACTGATAGCTGATCTATTGAATGGGATCAGACGGCGCACCGATACTTCAACAGGGATATGGGATGCCGTCTCACGGGTATGGTAGATCACAACAAGCAGGATATGGTATGCCCCCATCAAACGGAGGCGGGTATGGTCGTCAACCTCCCGGACAGGGTTATGGCGGTATGACACCTGGAGGTGCGCCTGGACCTAGTGCTAGAGCGCCAGGGATGAATGCTGAACGAGCGTGAGTGGCTTATAACCGCTAGCGATCGCAATGGAGATTGGTAGCTGATAATTGTGAGAACAGTGCGATGATAGCCAGACAGGGTGGGAGGTATTAGTCCAAGATCGACTTAGATTTGCGAGTTTAGTTACGTGTCTGATTTGACGGTTTTGCATAATCCAATAATTCAATGTATCACAATTTAAACTATTCGTCTTGTCAATAAAGTAAATAAATCATGAATATCATACATACTTTTGTCCATTATGCATTATCAGTACGGCGTCATGGTGACCAGATTATTTTGTGTCAGTTAATCCTCTTTCAAAGAGTACTTCGTTCATGGTGGCTATTCCCTCAATCAAGGTTCtcgagatcgatgaagaataaAATAGCAACACATTCATCCCATGATATATAAAGATAGAACAACTAAACTCGAATAATTATAGACAAGAAGGCAAAGGCACACTCAGCCGAGCATAATGGATTATGTTGCGATTCCATTGGAATTAAGCAGTAACGAACTTGGGGAAACAGGTCTTGAAATCTGATTTAGAGTGTTTACTATCAACGTGTAATTGGAGTCTGCACATTCACAACAAACAGATCAGATATGTATATTAGTCAACATTTCCGCGAGGTTATAGGACAGAGGCGCGATATGGTTTGTTAAGAGAtagaagatggggaaggatgagagataggAGAGAGGAATGATCACTCACTGAGGTTGTTTGGAGGTTCCTTGGAAAGTAGCTTTACACGTCTCGCATTGGATCGTTTGAGCAGCCTACATAGTTAATCACAGGAAGGCAGTCAGTCATTGATGGCTTCTTCATTGGTATTGGACGAGGAGTAGTCAGTCCCCTCAATAGCTAAGGCGAAGAAGGCAAGGCTTgctccttgatcttgaccatgaaaggaagaaacaCCAAGGTCCACGAAGTAGATAGATCAACTCACAGCGTTGGATTTCAATTGCGAACTCTCTCCTTTACCTGCTACTTTGGCTCCTGCCTTTTCTCTCTTGTGAGCTGCTTTGGCACCCTATACCAATGGATCGTAAAACGTTGATCAGCAATTGTACGGGTGGACACTGGGAATCAGATCGAGATTTCGAGCAGGCTTAAGGGGACATCATGTTAGCTCTACTCACGTTACCCATTGTTATTTGAcctgaaaagaagaagagcgaaAAAGCGAAATGAAATTGAGCAATTTATAGAAGTCGAGGATGAATGACCGAGAGGTGGATGTCACGAAGAAAAAGTAAGTTGAAGAAACAGAA of the Kwoniella mangroviensis CBS 8507 chromosome 3, whole genome shotgun sequence genome contains:
- a CDS encoding transcription elongation factor SPT6; translated protein: MSSRSASPEGEGEEIRPYGDERDSSEEESEDDPEEAKRIAEGFIVDEEEDDDAEEEEDEEERERRRKERKKRKKREKLRAKRERQREDLELSEDELELLQENRGLTGSSQSRPIKRIRRDGSLDDEDDDRRGEPTLQDMFRDDEDRDRDDDEDDLGDFIEEDEDDLAAQGETEDQRRERKREEKLKRRQQKASKPELAGVDRASWDEIYAVFGDGQDYDWALEGEDGMDLDEDEEAAKKDLRLEDVFDPAEIKARRLRDEDRAIANNDRPERHQLVNSTLSDNPVFAPDSLYPPPDLAAAWAHTKVSLRTQYIFCGMHEEGAYPEPTIDNPQPYTVFRRIELANEFRNAVSTALNMMFVQHLEVPYLWHYKRDAFSLLENQGQSSVQFLERDELWALYNLGIKFRAIFERNQQTQALWEKIKARKPDIQDEYLTTKLLPSICMMSVESAAEGSDWLSYHYASDLKAIKEDEAVEEGAKRLPERGENEDLRTGPIMKLVEAFGISIPQVATTFNEPEGQPIPPKNAEKLPNDLAEEFSGSGTAFGSPEIALQAASQILITEFSKDPAIRQQTRDFMEACGVVSVTPTDRGMNIIDEYHLYYNFKFLTRKPVQMSKDSPQFLHMLKAEEEGLITITVEADESQVQSFVETLVRCCRSNDYGEISTAWNALRAEICSDVTRKYLVPSAAKWLKEHLKSEADEFVAERCRLELELRVNVRPFASFDMDQGETPSVLALTNGKGDIRDAIMAVMLDDDGNIRTQTKFDNLRDELDKNAFLELMEKRKPKVVVIGGMSVQAARLRDDAASALRELAIRAYGQNPPVSEAYGQYEQYQADLADFDQKLASYLIPLIFVNDATARLYMNSEEAEKEFPNLPLNGRYALGLARYTQNPLNAYAKLGKQIASVTFMEHHQKLINPEKLLIHLERGLVNSVCFMGIEINSCVADAYQRSMLPFISGLGPRKADALVHGIHKQGSLLNRLAFSDLGLFGPTIFENVAGFLTIENDLKDMMLEPENPQEQPDPLDMTRIHPEDYEFAQKMCQDALDLDVEDVTDRHKSEVVQTLMLDDKRAQKLGELNLDDFAFNLQRQGEGNKRHTLGEIVNELIRYRADRRPGFYVPSEWEVVTMLTGETERTIGRGLKVTATVRKALSARVFCQLESGMDAILERDYVADDDQPPVTSCEEFFKPRQAVKAVVIQAEPNRFQVKISTRASDLRQAVAFIPPFRDEPYNDLVRKSAAEDAAAAKKRRQAGKIKRVVNHPNWHVMNSGQAEQFLASQHRGDVVIRPSSKGSDHLAVTWKVDEDIYQHIDVQEIDKPNEYSLGRILRVAGRYSYSDLDELIINHVKAMARKLDELQLHEKYKPEDDLEAYLKNYVQAHPGRSMYGFSIDSDRPGYIKLCFLNKSTRDGGVIQTWPVQVLPGAYKLNNAEVPGVTELCNAFKLQYSARLAEQGSGGKTPGIRLGKTPLPGGRTPGGRTPAFGGRTPALGGRTPMPGAGPPQGMGRTPMQQPGMTPNPYGAPILQQGYGMPSHGYGRSQQAGYGMPPSNGGGYGRQPPGQGYGGMTPGGAPGPSARAPGMNAERA